In the Romeriopsis navalis LEGE 11480 genome, one interval contains:
- a CDS encoding UPF0175 family protein has translation MYQLTISYPESLLDVIGSSQAQFEQEAKWAMAIKLFEMKRLSSGMAADLIGVDRVTFLLKLADYRIPMIDLTETELLSDLANT, from the coding sequence ATGTACCAACTCACTATCAGCTATCCCGAAAGCCTCCTCGATGTCATCGGCAGCAGTCAAGCTCAATTCGAACAAGAAGCCAAATGGGCCATGGCCATCAAACTCTTCGAAATGAAACGCCTCTCCTCTGGCATGGCCGCCGACCTTATCGGTGTAGATCGCGTTACCTTCCTGCTCAAACTCGCCGATTACCGCATCCCCATGATCGACCTCACCGAAACCGAACTCCTCTCCGACCTCGCCAATACCTAA
- a CDS encoding AbrB family transcriptional regulator, giving the protein MARKKTMKALTSDALLDRVKALGKVSKEAKARDCGYVTTTKTGQSRVNIMKFQNALLDAMGMELDGRGSGEGRMGRKPSYRIRVQSNGNLLVGTAYTSQMELQPGDEFEIIIGRKHIKLVPIVAEADV; this is encoded by the coding sequence ATGGCACGCAAAAAGACAATGAAAGCCTTGACGAGTGACGCCTTGCTCGATCGGGTGAAAGCCTTGGGCAAGGTGAGTAAGGAAGCGAAGGCACGGGACTGTGGCTACGTAACGACGACAAAAACGGGTCAGTCGCGAGTCAACATCATGAAATTTCAGAATGCATTACTTGATGCGATGGGGATGGAATTGGATGGGCGTGGCAGTGGCGAGGGCCGGATGGGTCGTAAGCCAAGCTATCGGATTCGGGTGCAGTCGAATGGCAATCTGTTGGTTGGTACGGCCTATACCAGTCAGATGGAGCTACAGCCGGGTGATGAGTTTGAGATTATTATAGGTCGGAAGCATATTAAGCTGGTGCCGATTGTGGCTGAAGCTGATGTTTGA